Below is a window of Allomuricauda ruestringensis DSM 13258 DNA.
TTCTTCTTCTTTGGTCAAAACAAGATTAGGTTGAATGGCCAAAATAAAGCGTTCCAGTTTTAGGTAATGCTCAATACAAGCGTAAAAAAAAGAATCGACTTCTTCTTTGGGGTAGATGTCACCCAGTTCCTTATGGAAAATATCTTTGATTTCTTTGAGGAGCATTACAACTTTTTAAGCATCCAAACCGGGCAGGAATAATGTCCCGTGTTCCCCATTGGGGCGTCTATATATTCAAAACCGTGCTTTTTGTACAGTTTTTGGGCGGCTTCCATATAGGGCATGGTCTCCAAATAGCATTGCTCAAAACCAAACTCCTTGGCTTTTTCCAAGCAGACGGCAATCATTTTGGCGCCAAGACCTTTGCCCCTGGCCTCTTCCAAAAAGTACATTTTTTGAAGCTCGCAAACATTCCAATCATAGTTGTCCAATTGTGCAACACCGGCACAACCAATAATTCGTCCCTTGTGCTCCACCACAAAGTAAACTGCCTTTGGCACATTGTAATTGGAATACATATCGTCCAAAGCTTTGTCCGCATAAGCGGTTCCTACTTTGGGCACACCCATATCCTCGAAAACTTTCCGGATTACTTGGGCCACCTGTGTGTTGTCTTCGGGGGTTATTTCACGAATCACCGTATCTCCCATATTCTGTTTTTAATGTTCTATTTTTGCGGGGTGAATATACATCAAAAATACATCCTTCGTTGCATTGAGCTGGCCAAAAAAGGCCTTGGAACCACGGCTCCCAATCCAATGGTGGGTTGTGTGATTGTTCACAATAAAAAAATTATCGGTGAAGGATTTACCGACCCCTACGGAAGTCCCCATGCCGAAGTGAATGCCATCAACTCGGTCAAGGACAAGAGTTTGCTGAAGGAATCATTATTATATGTTACCTTGGAGCCTTGTTCCCATTATGGAAAAACACCTCCTTGTGCGGATTTGATAGCCAAGCACCAACTCAAAGAAGTATTTATCGGGTTACAGGATCCCCACGATAAAGTGGCGGGCAAAGGCATCAAAAAATTGGAAGATGCGGGATGCAAGGTCACCATAGGTGTTCTTGAGGATGAATGCCGTAAACATCACAAACGATTTTTGACCTTTCAAGAGAAAAAAAGACCTTACATTATCTTGAAATGGGCAGAGTCCGATGATGGTTTTTTGGCACCCGATGCATCTTTACGAAAAGAGAGTCCTGAGCCTTTTTGGATTACCAATGCCCATTCCAAGCAGTTGGTGCACCAATGGCGTAGTCAGGAACAGGCCATTCTGGTGGGAACCCGTACCGTTTTGGAGGACAATCCTAAACTGACCACGCGCAATTGGGCTGGCAAAGACCCGATTCGCGTTGTTTTGGACAAAAATTTAAGGATTGATTCGAGTTTTCATATTTTGGATACATCGGTACAGACAATTGTTTTGACAGAGGTAAGGGACGAATCGTTATATATTAAAGGTATGGATTATGCTGTGCTAGATTTTTCAAAACCATTGGCCGCTCAAATTTGTGATGTGCTTCATCAACATAACATCACCAGCGTAATTATTGAAGGTGGGGCAAAAACGCTTCAAACCTTTATGGATGAAAACCTGTGGGACGAAGCACGCGTTTTTAAAGGCGCCATTTGTTTTAAAAGCGGTCTGCCAGCTCCGAAATTACTAGGAATTTTACTGCATCAAAACAAGATATTGACCGATACCTTAACCGTTTATTCCAATGATTAAAAACATTATTCTTGATTTTGGCGATGTACTCATCAATCTGGACAAACCGGCAACGGCCAAGGCAATGGTACAACATGGTTTTACCGGATTGACCCCTGATCTGGATAATTTATTTCAAACGTATGAGAAAGGGTTTATAAGCTCGTCAAATTTTTTAGACGAAGTATCCGAACATTTTCCCAATGCAAGTAGGGAATATTTAATGCAAGCGTGGAATTCCATTTTATTGGATTTTCCAGATTATCGATTAAGGTTTATTGAGAAATTGGCAGCAGAAAATCAGTTCAAAATGATTTTGTTAAGCAACACCAACGACCTACATATCG
It encodes the following:
- a CDS encoding GNAT family N-acetyltransferase; this translates as MGDTVIREITPEDNTQVAQVIRKVFEDMGVPKVGTAYADKALDDMYSNYNVPKAVYFVVEHKGRIIGCAGVAQLDNYDWNVCELQKMYFLEEARGKGLGAKMIAVCLEKAKEFGFEQCYLETMPYMEAAQKLYKKHGFEYIDAPMGNTGHYSCPVWMLKKL
- the ribD gene encoding bifunctional diaminohydroxyphosphoribosylaminopyrimidine deaminase/5-amino-6-(5-phosphoribosylamino)uracil reductase RibD, giving the protein MFYFCGVNIHQKYILRCIELAKKGLGTTAPNPMVGCVIVHNKKIIGEGFTDPYGSPHAEVNAINSVKDKSLLKESLLYVTLEPCSHYGKTPPCADLIAKHQLKEVFIGLQDPHDKVAGKGIKKLEDAGCKVTIGVLEDECRKHHKRFLTFQEKKRPYIILKWAESDDGFLAPDASLRKESPEPFWITNAHSKQLVHQWRSQEQAILVGTRTVLEDNPKLTTRNWAGKDPIRVVLDKNLRIDSSFHILDTSVQTIVLTEVRDESLYIKGMDYAVLDFSKPLAAQICDVLHQHNITSVIIEGGAKTLQTFMDENLWDEARVFKGAICFKSGLPAPKLLGILLHQNKILTDTLTVYSND
- a CDS encoding HAD family hydrolase, which translates into the protein MIKNIILDFGDVLINLDKPATAKAMVQHGFTGLTPDLDNLFQTYEKGFISSSNFLDEVSEHFPNASREYLMQAWNSILLDFPDYRLRFIEKLAAENQFKMILLSNTNDLHIECVKEQMGMERFNRFKNAFDVFYLSYEMGMRKPDSDIFEFVLEEHKLNAPETFFVDDVKENTDSAAVLGINVWNLQVGKEDVTELKSKL